agagagagaatggggtgggggcATTGGGGGAGAGGGCATGGGGGagatggagttggggtgggggggctggggAGAGGAAATTGGGGGAGAGAGATTGGAGGAGGGGGCATTgggggagagggaatggggagagagaattGGGGGAGATGGAGTTGAGGGAggttgagggggagagggaattgGGGGAGATGGAGTTGAGGGAggttgagggggagagggaattgGGGGAGATGGAGTTGAGGGAggttgagggggagagggaattggaggagatggagTTGAGGAGGGAgtttgagggggagagggaattggaggagatggagTTGGGGAGGTGTGTTGGGGAGAGGAAATTGGGGAAGAGAGAATTGGGGTCAGATGGAGTTGAGGGAGGTTGAGGAAGGAGAGGGAGTCGAGGGGAGAGGGAGTTGATGAGGTGGTAGAATCCATGTCCCTCAATGCCCCCCACCTGCAGATCTGTGGGATGGGTTGGGGAGGAAGGCGTACCCCATCTCCATCGGGGGCCTGGGACTGGAATCTGATCTGCGCTGCACTCTGTAGGCGAATAGCCAGCAGCTGACTCCTGGTTTTGCCTTGACAGAGACCATTTACACTCACAACGTGACGATCGACGGTGCGGAGACTTGCTTTCACATTTGGGACTGTCTGAACCTCCAGGTGATTGGggcagggagagtgtgggggtggggaatggagggGGCTGTTGGTGTGGGGAAGGGGGATGAGATGGAGGCCTCTGCAGGTGGGTGACAAACATTTACGTCAGTGCCATTGGCTACCCTGTTGGACAGTCCCAGCCTCCAGTGGAGTCAGGATGGGTTCCAACTGTGATGCACCCTAAAGGTGAATAGCTGGTAGCCATTCCCtgtggggagggggatgagaaCTCTGGGGAGcggtgggagggggtggagaagaTGTCCAATTCCCCCAGTGCCATTGGCTACCCTGTTGGATGCCCCAGCCTCCATTGGGGTCAGGATTGGGTCTGATTATGATGCACACTAAAGGTGAATAGCCGGTAACCATTCGGTGTGGTGGAGGCGGAcaggggggagtgagggtgaggcctctgggggtggggaggaggggacgATGGGGATGGCATCGATTTGTGCCAGTGCCCACCTTGTTGGACGCCCAGCCTCCAACGGGGTTTCAGGATTGGGTCTGACTGTGCTGCACCCTAAAGGTGAATAGCCGTGGGGTGGTTGGAGGGGAGGTCGGGGGCACCGAGGGGCTGGAGCGGGGGCTTCGATCCGTCTCCAGAGATTGCCGGCACTCACTCCCATTCCCTCCCGTCTCCCTCTGGCAGCCGAGTGAGCAGCAGATGCGCTGGGCCGATGGGTTTGTCCTGGTCTACAGCATCCTGGACCGGCAGAGCCTCGAGGTGGCGCGACAGCAGTTGGCGTGGCTCCGGGGCAGTGCCCGGGCCCCCGTGGTGCTGGTGGGCAACAAGAGGGACCTGTGCCACCGGCGAGAGGTACCAGTGGAGGAAGGGCACCTCCTGGCGCTGGGCAGCGGCTGCGCCTTCCTGGAAGTCTCAGCTGCCGAAGGCTACCATGGGGTCCTGCTGGTCTTCCGCCAGCTGCTGGCCGCGGTGCAGGCGGCCAGAACGGTGCCCAAACGCGCAGCCCGGCTCCGGGGCATCGTCAGGAGCGTCTCTGCCATATTCGGGAGCAAGAGGCGGGTGGACTAACGGAAGAAGAAGGAGCATggggaggccactcagcccacctCTCCGCGAGACTATCGCATCTGTTTCTACCCTCCATCCTCGTCAATCCCCTCAATGCCTTGGCCAATAGGACGGTAAGAAATTGGGACTGGAGGAAGCCACTCAGCCCACCTCTCTGTCAGACTATCCCATCTGTTTCTACCCTCCATCCTCGTCAATCCCCTCAACCCCTTGGCCAATAGGACGGTATGAAATGGGGACAGGAGGAAGCCACTCAGCCCACCTGTCAGACTATCCCATCTGTTTCTACCCTCCATCCTCGTCAATCCCCTCAACCCCTTGGCCAATAGGACAGTAAGAAatggggacaggaggaggccactcagcccgcCTCTCCGCCAGACTATCCCATCTGTTTCTGACTCCATCCCCGACAATCCCTCAACCCCTTGGCCAATCAGATGGCAAGAAATGgccacaggaggaggccatttgtccGTCCTCGCTCAGGGCTGATCTGACATCCCCTCCCGCCCAATTCCctgccccttcccccaccccgggTCGCTGTGATTCGATCCAAACACACGCTCAGGAACGGTTCGGATTAGATGGGCCGAGTGCCGGGAGAGGTGGAGGTGAGAGTGGACGGACACTTTGGTCGGCACGGACCCACtcggaccgaagggcctgtctccgtgctgccGGACTCCGTCTGCCTCAGGAAGGTTGAAGGAATTCCGCATTCTGAGAGAGGTAATCCCGGAGACCGCACTCCCAGAGCCACCGCTCCCCGTCGAGaatgggactgggtcagattgggatggcacggacgagttggaccgaacggCCAGTTTCCGCGCTGTACGACACACGACATGAccgccgatccttgtggaactgaAATGTGAAACTTCCGAACTCGGTTCCCCTCGCAACAAAATTCTGTGAGCGTTCTGGCTCAGCCACTCAGAACGTGGCTTCCAAACACCATTCGGCCTTCACCAACCTGCCGCCCAAGGTCAACAAGATGGACACCTGAGGGACTATCTGCCCCTTCAGGGGCGGCCGTACATTGAACTCACTTTGGAGAAGTTAACCCCTTGAACAGCCGACGAAATTGCGTTGTAGCAATTGTTGTGGATATTGTAAATGATGTTCATTTTGTTACCTGATGTAAATCTCTATTTAAGACGGTAATCGTTTGTACAGATTTCTCACGGTGTCAATGTGTTCTGTAATTGGCCTGTAATAAATGCACTGCTCTGTTATGAGATATGACTCATCGAGTCCAACATTTAGACCCATCCCTGGAGTCAGGAAACCCCGTTTCCTGGCAGCGGGTCAGGGAAAATCTCAGAGCCTTCCCACCTCAAATCCCAAGGTGCTTttgaggctgggggagggggggggggggggcgggacgCTGGATGGATGATTCTAGGTGAGGCAGGTAGATGGAGTTAAGGCACAGATCAGGCTCGGTCTaactgaatggtgggacaggaACAAGGGGaatgaatggcctcatcctgttccCCCAAGGGAGGAGTCCAGTGGCTgcatttgggagtgtgtgtgtgtgagagaatgagtgtgtgtgtgtgtttatttttgtgtcagtgtattgtgttatgtgtgtgtgtgtgtttgtgcatttgAGTGAGTGTacttgtgtgtatgtgagagtgtgtacatgtgagtgagtgtatttatgtgtgagtgtatgtgtgcatgtgagtgtgtgtagtggtgtgtacatgtgagtgtgtgtgtgtgagggtatttgtgcatgtgagtgtgtgtgtatgtgtgtgtgtgtgca
This genomic stretch from Hemiscyllium ocellatum isolate sHemOce1 chromosome 50, sHemOce1.pat.X.cur, whole genome shotgun sequence harbors:
- the LOC132805500 gene encoding ras-related and estrogen-regulated growth inhibitor-like protein; the encoded protein is MVLHSKSRECLAVPSQERLQVNILILGAERVGKSALTVRFLTRRFIGEYGDIETIYTHNVTIDGAETCFHIWDCLNLQPSEQQMRWADGFVLVYSILDRQSLEVARQQLAWLRGSARAPVVLVGNKRDLCHRREVPVEEGHLLALGSGCAFLEVSAAEGYHGVLLVFRQLLAAVQAARTVPKRAARLRGIVRSVSAIFGSKRRVD